The Fibrobacter sp. genome includes the window TGACAAGCGTCCTCTGGCGGGAGTCAGAATAAAGAAGAACAAAAAGAGCTCAAGAGGGAAAAAGGCTTAAGGTGAACCGGAAAAGAGGATATTTGCAGAATACAAGGCTGAATGCGTTAAGGGATCTGCTTGTCGAAAAAAAGCTCTCTAATATTCTGCTTACTGATTCGATTGATGTGCGGTACCTGTGTGGTTTCTGCTCATCCAGTGTTTCGGTGCTTATTTCCCGAAAGAAGAATTATCTCCTGACGGATTTCAGGTATCAGGAAGCCGCCTGTAAATTCTGTGCCCGTAATCCGGTCTGGACATTTATTCTGGTGAAGAAGAGTTTACAGGAGTCTCTGAAAAAGTTAATCTCCTCTGGAGCAACCGTGGGGTTCCAGGGAAACGAGCTTACGGTTGATCGATTTTCTGAACTGAAGAAGACTCTGAAAGGAGTGGTGTTCAAGTCTGTTTCGCAGGAGATTGCCCGGATATTCGAGGTGAAGCTTCGTCAGGAGATAGAGGTGATGAGACAGGCTGCTGAGATTGGTGACACTGCTTTAAAATGGTTTCTGGAGCGTCTGGAGCCTGGGATGACGGAGATCGAGGCGGCATCGATGCTGGAACTGTTCTGCAGTGAGGGAGGTTCCCAGAGGACATCGTTTGAGACCATAGTGCTTTTCGGGGCCCGTTCGGCACTGCCTCATGGGCGGCCCTCCGCCAAAAAGCTTGCCAGAGGTGATTATGTTCTGGTGGATTTCGGCTGTGTTGTTGATGGTTACTGTTCGGATATGACCAGGACTGTGGTAATGGGCAAGGCCAGCACACGTCAGCGGGAAATATACGCGGTTGTCAAGTCTGCGCAGGCGAGGGCTGTTGAAGCTGCCAGGGCGGGTATGAGGTCTGTTGAGCTTGACAAAATAGCACGGGATATTATCGCGGGGGCAGGCTACAGGGAGGAGTTCGGGCATGCGCTGGGTCATGGTGTGGGGTTGCGTGTGCATGAGCGGCCCAGGGTCAGTCCTCATGTAAATGAATTCCTTCAGGAGAACACTGTCGTTACCATAGAGCCGGGGATCTATGTGCCGGGATTCGGAGGTGTCAGAATCGAGGACATGGTTGTTCTTCACAAGAACGGAAATGATGTATTGACC containing:
- a CDS encoding aminopeptidase P family protein, with amino-acid sequence MNRKRGYLQNTRLNALRDLLVEKKLSNILLTDSIDVRYLCGFCSSSVSVLISRKKNYLLTDFRYQEAACKFCARNPVWTFILVKKSLQESLKKLISSGATVGFQGNELTVDRFSELKKTLKGVVFKSVSQEIARIFEVKLRQEIEVMRQAAEIGDTALKWFLERLEPGMTEIEAASMLELFCSEGGSQRTSFETIVLFGARSALPHGRPSAKKLARGDYVLVDFGCVVDGYCSDMTRTVVMGKASTRQREIYAVVKSAQARAVEAARAGMRSVELDKIARDIIAGAGYREEFGHALGHGVGLRVHERPRVSPHVNEFLQENTVVTIEPGIYVPGFGGVRIEDMVVLHKNGNDVLTTFSHELIEL